A genomic segment from Rubrobacter tropicus encodes:
- a CDS encoding MFS transporter: MSAGSSAGRPQAGAYRALVLATLAFALCFSVWGLIAPLAPQFQELYRLSSFQISVVIATPVILGSLFRIPLGLITDRFGGRIVFSALMLVLIVPVVFIGLLGALSGFALLGFFLGLAGASFAVGVPFVNKWFPPHMQGLALGVYGMGNIGTAIAAYTAPAIAAFYGWRLAFWVFVVPLVAMAVIFYALGRDAPSTGPRPSVTAGISLFRQEVMPWVLSLFYFLTFGGFVALGIYLPKLLVDLFGFTQTGAGLRAAGFVVLATLSRPIGGWLADRVGGGGTLMLVFAGLPVTAIILSFEPGIFLFTIGALASAVLFGLGNGAVFKLVAEYYPGKTGAVTGVVGAAGGLGGFFPPLVLGIVRDATGAYTLGFIFLAIFAIGCLIVNAMFVRKRPSGAGAATEGRVR, from the coding sequence ATGAGCGCGGGTAGTTCGGCCGGCAGGCCGCAGGCCGGGGCGTACCGGGCGTTGGTTTTGGCGACGCTGGCGTTCGCGTTGTGTTTCTCGGTGTGGGGGCTGATAGCGCCGCTCGCGCCGCAGTTTCAGGAGCTGTACCGGCTCTCCAGCTTCCAGATCAGCGTCGTAATCGCGACGCCGGTTATTCTGGGTTCGCTGTTTCGGATCCCGCTCGGCCTGATCACGGACAGGTTCGGCGGCAGGATCGTCTTCTCCGCGTTGATGCTCGTCCTCATCGTGCCCGTGGTCTTTATCGGGCTTCTCGGGGCTCTTTCGGGGTTTGCTCTTCTGGGGTTCTTCCTGGGGCTCGCTGGGGCCTCGTTCGCCGTCGGGGTTCCCTTCGTGAACAAGTGGTTCCCGCCGCACATGCAGGGGCTCGCCCTCGGCGTCTACGGCATGGGCAACATCGGGACGGCGATCGCCGCCTACACCGCCCCCGCCATCGCCGCTTTCTACGGCTGGCGGCTGGCGTTCTGGGTCTTCGTGGTGCCGCTTGTGGCGATGGCCGTGATCTTCTACGCCCTCGGGCGGGACGCGCCGAGCACCGGGCCGCGGCCTTCCGTGACGGCCGGGATCTCGCTCTTCCGCCAGGAGGTAATGCCCTGGGTCCTCAGCCTCTTCTACTTCCTGACCTTCGGCGGTTTCGTGGCCCTGGGTATCTACCTGCCCAAGCTGCTCGTCGACCTGTTCGGCTTCACGCAGACCGGGGCTGGCCTCAGGGCGGCCGGGTTCGTGGTGCTCGCGACGCTCTCCCGCCCGATCGGAGGCTGGCTCGCGGACCGGGTAGGGGGGGGCGGGACGCTCATGCTCGTCTTCGCGGGGCTGCCGGTAACGGCGATCATCCTCAGCTTCGAGCCCGGGATCTTCCTCTTCACCATAGGCGCCCTCGCGAGCGCGGTGCTCTTCGGGCTCGGCAACGGCGCGGTCTTCAAGCTCGTCGCCGAGTACTACCCCGGCAAGACGGGCGCCGTGACCGGCGTCGTCGGGGCGGCCGGCGGGCTCGGCGGGTTCTTCCCGCCGCTCGTGCTCGGCATCGTGCGGGACGCCACCGGGGCTTACACCCTCGGGTTCATCTTTCTGGCGATCTTCGCTATCGGGTGCCTGATCGTCAACGCCATGTTCGTTCGTAAACGTCCGTCGGGTGCCGGCGCGGCCACGGAAGGAAGGGTGAGGTAG
- a CDS encoding cupin domain-containing protein, whose translation MSSRPQPGSGRPLSGPLQSFDLGEEVARLRGEEAFREGRRNSITLRKGGGMSVVLLVMRAGDHLEEHAAPGPISLAVREGRVRFSTPGAKVEAGPETLLACDAGERHAVEALEDSVCVVTIARGGER comes from the coding sequence ATGTCGAGCAGGCCGCAGCCCGGGTCCGGGCGTCCGTTGAGCGGGCCGTTGCAGAGCTTCGATTTGGGGGAGGAGGTCGCCAGGTTGCGCGGGGAGGAGGCTTTCAGGGAAGGAAGGCGGAACTCGATCACGCTTCGCAAGGGCGGCGGGATGAGCGTGGTGTTGCTGGTGATGAGGGCGGGGGACCATCTGGAAGAGCACGCGGCGCCGGGTCCGATCTCTCTGGCCGTGAGGGAGGGACGCGTCCGCTTCTCGACGCCCGGCGCCAAGGTAGAGGCCGGACCCGAGACGCTGCTCGCCTGCGACGCCGGCGAGCGGCACGCGGTCGAGGCTCTGGAAGACTCCGTCTGCGTGGTTACCATCGCGCGCGGCGGGGAGCGCTGA
- the carA gene encoding glutamine-hydrolyzing carbamoyl-phosphate synthase small subunit codes for MEHAGSRRQGRSRATLVLEDGSVFEGWSFAGDGEVAGEVVFTTSMVGYQETITDPSYRGQIVLFTYPLIGNYGMIPGDEESRDVQAAAVLVREYTPYHSNWASEKSLAATLDEAGVLGIEGMDTRALTRRIRDRGAMRGFISTVERDPNVLQEKANAHPSMVGRDLASSGSDLAEPTLMPAFGEERCRIVALDYGVKGSIYKELRSRGATVLAMPGSAEPEAILDSNPDGLFLSNGPGDPAALDRAVNALRPALGEVPVFGICLGHQLLGLALGCQTYKMPFGHHGANHPVRNLENNRIEITSQNHGFAVLESSLPEGVELTHRNLYDGTVEGISAPGLRAWSVQYHPESSPGPRDSGYLFDGFIETVSPKAVVG; via the coding sequence TTGGAACACGCGGGTAGCCGGCGTCAGGGACGCAGCAGGGCGACGCTGGTGCTAGAGGACGGGTCCGTCTTCGAGGGCTGGAGCTTCGCCGGGGACGGCGAGGTGGCGGGCGAGGTCGTCTTTACGACCAGCATGGTCGGCTACCAGGAGACGATAACGGACCCCTCCTACAGGGGTCAGATCGTGCTCTTCACCTACCCCCTTATCGGCAACTACGGCATGATCCCCGGCGACGAGGAGTCCCGCGACGTCCAGGCCGCCGCCGTCCTCGTCCGCGAGTACACCCCCTACCACAGCAACTGGGCCAGCGAGAAATCCCTCGCCGCGACCCTCGACGAGGCGGGCGTCCTCGGCATCGAAGGCATGGACACCCGCGCCCTCACCCGGCGAATAAGGGACAGGGGCGCGATGCGGGGCTTCATCTCGACTGTAGAGAGAGACCCGAACGTGCTGCAAGAGAAGGCGAACGCCCACCCTTCGATGGTTGGCCGGGACCTGGCTTCCTCGGGGTCTGACCTTGCCGAACCGACCCTCATGCCGGCATTCGGCGAGGAGCGGTGCCGGATCGTCGCGCTGGATTACGGGGTGAAGGGCTCGATCTACAAAGAACTCCGCAGCCGGGGCGCCACCGTGCTCGCGATGCCGGGTTCGGCCGAGCCCGAGGCCATCCTCGACTCGAACCCCGACGGGCTCTTTCTCTCCAACGGTCCGGGCGACCCTGCGGCCCTGGACCGGGCCGTCAACGCGCTGCGGCCCGCGTTGGGGGAGGTGCCGGTCTTCGGTATCTGCCTGGGTCATCAACTCCTCGGGCTCGCGCTCGGTTGCCAGACCTACAAGATGCCGTTCGGGCATCATGGGGCCAACCACCCGGTGAGGAACCTGGAGAACAACCGGATCGAGATAACCAGCCAGAACCACGGCTTCGCCGTCCTCGAAAGCTCGCTTCCAGAAGGGGTAGAGCTTACCCACCGAAACCTCTACGACGGAACCGTAGAGGGTATCTCGGCGCCGGGTCTCCGCGCCTGGAGCGTCCAGTACCATCCTGAATCGAGCCCCGGGCCGCGCGACTCCGGCTACCTCTTCGACGGGTTTATCGAGACGGTCTCGCCGAAGGCGGTGGTCGGCTAG
- a CDS encoding dihydroorotate dehydrogenase, whose amino-acid sequence MVVRERATEVDLTVELCGMTLNTPLVPASGTLAKEALGEAEGVYGAILPKTTTPRARAGNPPPRVAETPAGMVNSIGLQNPGVERFMEDLDAFDLGVPIFVSVAGETVRDFADLCERVAGDDRVAAIELNLSCPNVEHGGLTFCAGPAAVEEVVGACRAAAPTKPLFAKLTHEGVVGNARAAEGAGADALTVMNTIPALTIDAKKRSILVRGGLSGPAVKPVALKAVYDVARTVEVPILGGGGVTSGVDVAEFMLAGATVVQVGTASFVRDPAEILAEFSDYLREAGTAAANLTGALE is encoded by the coding sequence GTGGTAGTTCGGGAGCGGGCGACGGAAGTGGACCTCACGGTCGAGCTTTGCGGGATGACCCTGAACACGCCCCTCGTGCCCGCCTCGGGGACGCTTGCGAAGGAGGCGCTCGGGGAGGCTGAGGGTGTCTACGGCGCGATCCTGCCCAAGACCACGACCCCTCGTGCCAGGGCCGGCAACCCGCCGCCGCGCGTGGCCGAGACGCCGGCCGGGATGGTCAACTCGATAGGGCTTCAAAACCCGGGCGTCGAGCGGTTCATGGAGGACCTCGACGCCTTCGACCTCGGCGTCCCGATCTTCGTCTCGGTGGCGGGCGAGACCGTCCGCGACTTCGCGGACCTCTGCGAACGGGTAGCCGGGGACGATCGAGTCGCCGCCATCGAGCTGAACCTCTCCTGCCCGAACGTGGAGCACGGCGGGCTAACCTTCTGCGCCGGACCGGCCGCGGTCGAGGAGGTGGTCGGCGCCTGCCGCGCCGCGGCGCCAACGAAGCCGCTCTTCGCCAAGCTCACCCACGAGGGGGTGGTCGGGAACGCCCGCGCGGCCGAAGGTGCCGGCGCGGACGCGCTGACGGTCATGAACACCATACCCGCCCTCACCATAGACGCGAAGAAACGGTCGATTCTGGTGCGGGGCGGCCTCTCTGGGCCGGCCGTCAAGCCCGTCGCGCTCAAGGCCGTGTACGACGTGGCCAGGACCGTTGAAGTGCCCATCCTCGGGGGCGGGGGGGTTACGAGCGGCGTGGACGTGGCCGAGTTCATGCTCGCTGGGGCGACCGTGGTTCAGGTCGGGACCGCCAGCTTCGTCCGCGATCCGGCCGAGATCCTTGCCGAGTTCTCCGACTACCTGCGCGAAGCCGGAACGGCCGCCGCAAACCTGACCGGAGCCCTCGAATAA
- a CDS encoding aspartate carbamoyltransferase catalytic subunit — protein sequence MGIRSFLSLEDAGREDLREILDLARAHAEGRVGGTLAGKTVCLAFFEASTRTAVSFELAARRSGADVISLSEQGSAICKGESLVDTVVTLDSLGADALVLRHPAAGAAALASRHTSAPVINAGDGCGQHPTQALLDLYALSEAVGGFDELANRRVAVVGDVLHSRVARSVIPAFQKAGMEISLVAPRTLLPSDAGAWGLPVLPSVDDALDWGAEVLYALRLQKERMTGARIPSVGEYARYYGVSGRHLRGGALVMHPGPVNRGVEISGDVVLDAASLVPNQVAAGVAVRSAVLAVATGAVDRVAA from the coding sequence TTGGGGATTAGGAGCTTTCTCTCGTTGGAAGACGCGGGCCGCGAGGACTTGAGGGAGATACTGGACCTTGCCAGGGCCCACGCGGAGGGCCGTGTCGGGGGCACGCTCGCCGGGAAGACCGTTTGCCTGGCCTTCTTCGAGGCCTCGACGCGGACGGCCGTCTCGTTCGAGCTCGCGGCCAGGAGGAGCGGGGCTGACGTGATCTCGCTCTCCGAGCAGGGTTCGGCGATCTGCAAGGGCGAGTCGCTGGTGGACACGGTCGTAACTCTCGACAGCCTGGGCGCCGACGCGCTGGTCCTGCGCCACCCGGCCGCGGGCGCCGCGGCCCTCGCCTCGCGCCACACCTCGGCCCCGGTCATCAACGCGGGCGACGGTTGCGGCCAGCACCCCACCCAGGCGCTCCTCGACCTCTACGCCCTGAGCGAGGCCGTCGGCGGCTTCGACGAGCTTGCCAATCGCAGGGTCGCGGTAGTCGGGGACGTGTTGCACAGCCGGGTGGCCCGGAGCGTGATACCGGCCTTCCAGAAGGCGGGCATGGAGATCTCGCTGGTGGCTCCCCGCACTCTGCTTCCATCCGACGCCGGCGCCTGGGGCCTGCCGGTCCTGCCCTCGGTCGACGACGCCCTCGACTGGGGGGCCGAGGTCCTCTACGCGCTGCGCCTGCAGAAGGAGCGGATGACGGGGGCGAGAATTCCGTCCGTCGGCGAGTACGCCCGATACTACGGCGTGTCGGGCCGGCATTTGCGGGGCGGGGCGCTGGTGATGCACCCCGGTCCCGTGAACCGGGGCGTGGAGATCTCGGGCGACGTGGTCCTGGACGCCGCCTCCCTCGTCCCGAACCAGGTCGCGGCGGGCGTCGCCGTGCGCTCCGCCGTCCTGGCCGTCGCGACCGGCGCGGTGGACCGGGTGGCCGCTTGA
- a CDS encoding RrF2 family transcriptional regulator, whose protein sequence is MKLELSSEGRYALRALVYLARVADRGDLVTADRISAEAVVPRRLLARVMAKLVRAGLVESIEGRGGGSHLALPPDKVSLRDAVEAVEGPFEITHCIMQQRPCGHGRPCALHDAWTEGQNAILQELGTKTLADFSSQAPHFH, encoded by the coding sequence ATGAAGCTCGAGTTATCGAGCGAGGGGCGCTACGCGCTGCGGGCGCTGGTGTATCTGGCGCGAGTTGCGGACCGGGGAGATCTGGTAACGGCCGACAGGATCTCGGCCGAGGCGGTCGTGCCCCGGCGTCTGCTCGCCCGCGTGATGGCGAAGCTCGTGCGCGCCGGCCTGGTGGAGAGCATCGAGGGGAGGGGGGGAGGGTCGCACCTCGCCCTGCCACCCGACAAGGTCAGCCTCCGCGACGCCGTGGAGGCCGTGGAGGGCCCGTTCGAGATCACCCACTGCATCATGCAACAACGACCCTGCGGCCACGGCCGCCCCTGCGCCCTCCACGACGCCTGGACCGAAGGCCAGAACGCCATCCTCCAGGAACTCGGCACAAAGACCCTCGCCGATTTCTCATCCCAGGCCCCGCACTTCCACTAG
- a CDS encoding dihydroorotase — translation MIPDKAGNAELVIRHAHVLDPRAGLDGVMDVRLTEGRVSEVGENLRGTRKLDADGLHLFPGFVDVHAHWRTPGREDEETIESGSASAAAGGFTGVVMMPNTDPIVDSPVIVSGLMRRIEKESRVRARVSAALHVGLRGERLTEMRLLKEAGAFCVSDDGLGTASAGVLRNGMTYARSAGLPLILHCEDHTLATGVVHDGVAASLAGIPGSPASAEDVATAMALILAAETGAKTHVTHVSTALSAALVAFFKDRADVTADTTPHHLTLTDDLVSTLEGLYRVNPPLRPDAEREGVGDALRTGVLDFVATDHAPHASEEKELPLEEAAPGFLGHETAFAAIYTELVMTGKLTLPRLVEAMSCAPGGWVGEGGSVTVGEPADLALVDLSEKWTVDAGTMISRSSNSPYLGKTLTGRVVGTIVGGEMVYDRTGAKLGTRG, via the coding sequence TTGATCCCCGACAAAGCCGGAAACGCCGAGCTCGTGATCCGCCACGCCCACGTCCTGGACCCGCGCGCCGGCCTCGACGGCGTAATGGATGTCCGCCTCACCGAAGGCAGGGTCTCAGAGGTCGGAGAGAACCTGCGCGGCACGCGAAAGCTCGACGCCGACGGGCTGCACCTCTTCCCCGGCTTCGTGGACGTGCACGCCCACTGGCGCACGCCGGGCCGGGAGGACGAGGAGACCATCGAGAGCGGCTCCGCCTCCGCCGCGGCCGGGGGTTTTACGGGCGTCGTAATGATGCCAAACACCGACCCGATCGTGGACAGCCCCGTGATCGTCAGCGGCCTCATGCGCCGCATCGAAAAAGAATCCCGCGTCAGGGCCCGCGTCTCCGCGGCCCTCCACGTCGGCCTGAGGGGCGAGCGCCTCACCGAGATGCGCCTGTTAAAGGAAGCCGGCGCCTTCTGCGTCTCCGACGACGGGCTCGGCACGGCCTCGGCCGGCGTGCTGCGCAACGGGATGACCTACGCGCGGTCGGCGGGGCTGCCCCTGATCCTTCACTGCGAGGACCACACGCTCGCGACGGGCGTGGTCCACGACGGCGTCGCCGCCTCGCTCGCCGGCATCCCGGGTTCGCCCGCGAGCGCCGAGGACGTAGCGACCGCGATGGCCCTGATCCTGGCCGCCGAGACCGGCGCCAAGACCCACGTTACCCACGTCTCGACGGCCCTGTCGGCGGCGCTCGTCGCCTTCTTCAAGGACCGGGCAGACGTCACGGCGGATACGACGCCGCACCACCTGACCTTGACGGACGATCTGGTCTCCACCCTCGAAGGGCTCTACCGGGTCAACCCGCCGCTCCGCCCGGACGCGGAGAGGGAAGGCGTGGGGGACGCGCTGCGAACGGGCGTGCTGGATTTCGTGGCGACCGACCACGCGCCCCACGCCTCCGAGGAGAAGGAGTTGCCGCTGGAGGAGGCCGCCCCCGGCTTTCTAGGCCACGAGACGGCTTTCGCGGCTATATACACGGAGCTCGTCATGACCGGCAAGCTCACCTTGCCCCGGCTTGTGGAGGCGATGAGTTGCGCGCCTGGGGGTTGGGTCGGTGAGGGGGGGAGCGTGACCGTTGGGGAACCGGCAGATCTCGCGCTGGTGGACCTGTCCGAGAAGTGGACCGTGGACGCGGGGACCATGATCAGCCGCTCGTCGAACTCCCCCTACCTCGGAAAGACCCTGACGGGCAGGGTGGTGGGTACTATAGTTGGCGGAGAGATGGTGTACGACAGGACGGGAGCGAAACTTGGAACACGCGGGTAG
- a CDS encoding dihydroorotate dehydrogenase electron transfer subunit — protein MKFYTVEIEARRRLGAYTLLSYRWPGDGIEAGRFVMARAAGYPVTLDPFLARPFSFYDFEGGVASLLFEVRGRGTALLDRARETIEVTAPLGKGFEIDASTGRAALLGGGIGVAPLKILGRELASRGIDHDVFLGFLDAKTAAVADDFPGASVATMDGSAGTRGTVLDAAPDLLGYPAVYACGPNAMLAAVKGAAGQDGLRQLSVEERMGCGNGSCNGCVVPVDGGYVRSCVEGPVFRAEVLAW, from the coding sequence GTGAAGTTCTACACCGTGGAGATAGAAGCGCGCCGCCGGCTCGGCGCCTATACGCTCCTCAGCTACCGCTGGCCCGGGGATGGGATCGAAGCGGGTCGCTTCGTGATGGCCCGGGCTGCCGGCTACCCCGTAACCCTCGACCCTTTTCTGGCCCGTCCTTTCTCGTTCTACGATTTCGAGGGCGGGGTGGCGAGCCTGCTCTTCGAGGTCAGGGGCCGGGGAACGGCGCTGCTCGACCGGGCCAGGGAGACGATAGAGGTGACGGCCCCGCTCGGCAAGGGCTTCGAGATCGACGCGTCGACCGGCAGGGCCGCACTGCTCGGCGGGGGTATCGGCGTCGCCCCACTCAAGATACTCGGCAGAGAGCTCGCGTCCCGTGGGATCGACCACGACGTGTTTCTGGGGTTCCTTGACGCGAAGACGGCCGCCGTCGCCGACGATTTCCCTGGTGCTTCCGTGGCCACCATGGACGGGTCGGCCGGAACCCGTGGCACGGTTCTCGATGCCGCGCCGGATCTCCTGGGTTACCCCGCCGTCTACGCCTGCGGCCCAAACGCCATGCTGGCGGCGGTGAAGGGTGCCGCGGGGCAGGATGGATTGCGGCAGCTCTCGGTCGAGGAGCGGATGGGTTGCGGGAACGGGTCTTGCAACGGGTGCGTGGTGCCCGTCGACGGGGGATACGTCAGGTCTTGCGTCGAAGGTCCCGTCTTCCGGGCGGAGGTGCTGGCGTGGTAG
- the carB gene encoding carbamoyl-phosphate synthase large subunit: protein MPRRDDIEKVLIIGSGPIVIGQAAEFDYSGTQACRALRDEGYRVVLVNSNPATIMTDPEVADVTYVEPLTVEAVAEVLRKERPDALLPTLGGQTALNLSIELHEAGVLEDLGVELLGASIDSIQKAEDRQLFHDAMTRIGMKVPPSRTVKSFAGAEELAGRIGYPLIIRPSFTLGGKGGATANDHAELRRAVSDGLEASPVGSVLVEKSVAGWKEFELEVMRDLDDNVVVICSIENVDPMGVHTGDSITVAPAQTLSDRQYQTLRSASLRIIREIGVSTGGSNIQFAVDPESDDFYVIEMNPRVSRSSALASKATGFPIAKIAAKLAVGYSLDEIPNDITRATPASFEPALDYVVTKIPRFAFEKFPGASPRLTTRMHSVGEVMAIGRTFTESLGKAMASLEVDPQDIKAGLDEPGPYRVFAIFDALRAGLDIREIHHRTSIDPFFIASIARIVAAEGAISVPLDAEELRELKRIGLTDETIASASGTSTEVVRGVRRALGVSPTYKSVDTCAGEFPAQTPYYYSTYEDEDEVERGENPSVVVLGSGPNRIGQGVEFDYACVHASYALKDAGYDSVMVNSNPETVSTDYDASTRLYFEPLTAEHVLEVIRRENPHGVILQFGGQSPLKLARELEKEGVHIVGTSPDAIDLAEDRSRFGRLLEDLGIPHPRFGTATTPAEARAVAGELGYPVVVRPSYVLGGRRMEIVYSDDDLDLYLRTGAGASPTHPTLVDEFMEDYVEVDVDAVCDGEDVFVGGIMEHIEEAGVHSGDSSCVTPPITLHSALVERIEDYTRRLALAVGVVGLMNVQFVVRGEDIMVIECNPRASRTVPFISKATGVPLAKLATRVSLGEKLRDIQPRSSTNGHFSVKAPVFPFDRFADVDPLLGPEMRSTGEAMGIDRTFGGAFAKALIAAGQTLPVSGRVYISVSNRDKRSVVLIARAFADLGFEISASEGTAEVLKSNGLPVVVVPKIGEAGGDVLSLIEEGGVDLIVNTPWGRGARTDGYLIRRGALMHGVPCITTLAGSAAAIQGIEARIRGGTRRVNSLQGLYAARA from the coding sequence ATGCCAAGGCGCGACGACATCGAGAAGGTCCTCATAATCGGGTCGGGTCCGATCGTGATCGGGCAGGCCGCCGAGTTTGACTACTCGGGCACCCAGGCCTGCCGCGCCTTGCGCGACGAGGGCTACCGCGTGGTCCTCGTCAACTCGAACCCCGCGACCATCATGACGGACCCAGAGGTCGCGGACGTCACCTACGTCGAGCCGCTCACGGTCGAGGCCGTCGCGGAGGTCCTGCGCAAGGAGCGCCCCGACGCGCTGCTCCCGACCCTCGGCGGGCAGACCGCCCTGAACCTCTCCATCGAGCTGCACGAGGCGGGGGTGCTCGAAGACCTCGGCGTCGAGCTTCTCGGCGCTTCCATCGACTCCATCCAGAAGGCCGAAGACCGCCAACTCTTCCACGACGCCATGACGAGGATCGGCATGAAGGTTCCACCGAGCCGCACCGTCAAGAGCTTCGCGGGGGCGGAGGAGCTGGCCGGCAGGATCGGCTACCCCCTCATCATCCGCCCGAGCTTCACCCTGGGCGGCAAGGGCGGCGCCACGGCAAACGACCACGCCGAACTCCGCCGCGCCGTCTCGGACGGCCTCGAAGCGAGCCCCGTAGGCTCCGTCCTCGTCGAAAAGAGCGTAGCCGGCTGGAAAGAGTTCGAGCTAGAAGTCATGCGCGACCTCGACGACAACGTGGTGGTCATCTGCTCCATTGAGAACGTGGACCCCATGGGCGTCCACACCGGAGACTCGATCACGGTAGCCCCGGCCCAGACCCTCTCAGACCGCCAGTACCAGACCCTCCGCTCCGCCTCTTTACGCATAATACGTGAAATTGGCGTGAGCACCGGGGGGTCGAACATACAGTTCGCGGTGGATCCCGAGAGCGACGACTTCTACGTGATCGAGATGAACCCGCGGGTGAGCCGGTCGAGCGCGCTCGCGAGCAAGGCCACGGGGTTCCCTATCGCGAAGATAGCCGCGAAGCTCGCTGTCGGGTATTCGCTGGATGAGATCCCGAACGACATAACGCGGGCGACGCCGGCCTCGTTCGAGCCCGCGCTCGACTACGTGGTTACCAAGATCCCGCGCTTCGCCTTCGAGAAATTTCCGGGGGCATCCCCGCGGCTGACGACGAGGATGCACTCGGTGGGCGAGGTCATGGCGATAGGCCGGACGTTCACGGAGAGCCTGGGAAAGGCGATGGCGTCGCTCGAGGTGGATCCGCAGGACATCAAGGCCGGGCTCGACGAGCCTGGGCCTTACAGGGTCTTCGCCATCTTCGACGCGTTACGGGCGGGGCTCGACATACGCGAGATCCACCACCGCACCAGCATCGACCCGTTCTTTATTGCGTCCATAGCCCGCATCGTGGCCGCCGAAGGCGCGATCTCGGTCCCCCTCGACGCCGAGGAGTTGCGGGAGCTTAAACGGATCGGCCTGACGGACGAGACCATCGCCTCCGCTTCGGGCACTTCGACGGAGGTCGTGCGCGGCGTGCGCCGCGCTTTGGGCGTCTCGCCCACCTACAAGTCCGTCGACACCTGCGCCGGGGAGTTCCCCGCCCAGACGCCTTACTACTACTCGACCTACGAGGACGAAGACGAGGTGGAACGCGGGGAGAACCCGTCGGTGGTCGTGCTCGGGAGCGGGCCGAACAGGATCGGGCAGGGTGTGGAGTTCGATTACGCCTGCGTCCACGCGAGCTACGCCCTGAAAGACGCGGGCTACGACTCGGTCATGGTCAACTCCAACCCCGAGACGGTCTCGACGGACTACGATGCCTCCACGCGCCTGTACTTCGAGCCGCTCACGGCGGAGCACGTCTTGGAGGTGATCCGGCGCGAAAACCCCCACGGCGTCATCCTCCAGTTCGGCGGCCAGAGCCCCCTGAAGCTCGCCCGCGAGCTCGAGAAGGAGGGAGTGCACATAGTCGGCACTTCCCCGGACGCCATAGACCTGGCCGAGGACCGTTCCCGCTTCGGGCGGCTGCTCGAAGACCTCGGCATTCCGCACCCGCGGTTCGGCACGGCCACGACCCCGGCCGAAGCCCGCGCCGTGGCGGGCGAACTCGGATACCCCGTGGTCGTGCGGCCATCTTACGTGCTCGGCGGGCGCAGGATGGAGATCGTTTACAGCGACGACGACCTGGATCTGTACTTGAGAACGGGCGCGGGGGCGAGCCCGACGCACCCCACCCTGGTGGACGAGTTCATGGAAGATTACGTGGAGGTCGACGTCGACGCCGTGTGCGACGGGGAGGATGTCTTTGTGGGCGGGATAATGGAGCACATCGAGGAGGCGGGGGTCCACTCCGGCGACTCTTCGTGCGTCACGCCCCCGATCACGCTCCACAGCGCCCTCGTCGAGAGGATAGAGGACTACACCCGCCGCCTCGCCCTCGCCGTCGGCGTCGTCGGCCTCATGAACGTCCAGTTCGTGGTCCGGGGCGAGGACATAATGGTGATCGAGTGCAACCCCCGCGCCTCCCGCACGGTGCCCTTTATCTCCAAGGCGACCGGCGTGCCACTGGCGAAGCTGGCCACGAGGGTCTCGCTCGGCGAGAAACTGAGAGATATTCAACCCCGTTCGTCCACAAACGGACACTTCTCCGTAAAGGCCCCGGTCTTCCCGTTCGACCGGTTCGCGGACGTCGACCCGTTGCTGGGGCCCGAGATGCGTTCTACGGGGGAGGCGATGGGGATAGACAGGACGTTTGGGGGGGCGTTCGCGAAGGCGTTGATCGCGGCCGGGCAAACGCTGCCGGTGTCGGGGCGGGTCTACATCTCCGTCTCCAACAGGGACAAGCGGTCCGTGGTGCTCATAGCGCGGGCCTTCGCCGATCTTGGGTTCGAGATCTCGGCGAGCGAGGGGACCGCGGAGGTTCTCAAGAGCAACGGGCTGCCGGTCGTGGTGGTGCCGAAGATAGGCGAGGCCGGGGGAGACGTGCTCTCGCTAATAGAGGAGGGTGGGGTCGACCTGATCGTCAACACCCCCTGGGGCCGCGGGGCCAGGACGGACGGGTACCTGATCCGCCGCGGCGCGCTCATGCACGGCGTCCCCTGCATCACCACCCTGGCCGGCTCCGCCGCCGCCATCCAGGGGATCGAGGCCCGCATTCGTGGCGGAACCCGCCGCGTGAACAGCCTCCAGGGCCTCTACGCGGCGCGCGCGTGA